Proteins co-encoded in one Labilithrix sp. genomic window:
- a CDS encoding glycosyltransferase, whose protein sequence is MPRKVRVLFINDTARNGGPGRSLFYILRFLDPEVVHRSVVLPRAGVISELYETHRVTEELLFEPDLVENPIEPADRPMARDDFDAPVATRAMRAGVNVVRAGRALARLTKLLRQGPRGEGRYDLVYCNGTNADFAGGLLAKASGVPALWHVRYTSLPGAVRGLHDRLAVSRGVRRIVCVSNASAQLFPHCAEKVRVIHNALDTEEFDVRGITPTLRRELGLPPDAVIFGSVGRILPRKGYVEMIRAARTALDAMNEDEERRAFFTVLGDTPEDIRPDHLAECRALVRELRLEHKFKFLGFVANVKPIAADFDVAVVPSVYADPLPRAVIEASALGKPVVAFDVGGVSEMLADGVTGALVPPGDVRALAEQMLRYLRDPDLRLAQGRAARARVEEHFDGAKQAKRIQAQILEAAGAMA, encoded by the coding sequence ATGCCCCGCAAGGTGCGCGTCCTGTTCATCAACGACACCGCGCGGAACGGCGGGCCGGGGCGCAGCCTCTTCTACATCCTTCGCTTCCTCGACCCGGAGGTCGTCCACCGCTCGGTGGTGCTCCCGCGCGCCGGCGTCATCAGCGAGCTCTACGAGACCCACCGCGTCACGGAGGAGCTGCTCTTCGAGCCGGACCTGGTCGAGAACCCGATCGAGCCCGCCGATCGGCCGATGGCGCGCGACGACTTCGACGCGCCGGTCGCGACGCGCGCGATGCGGGCGGGGGTCAACGTCGTCCGCGCCGGACGCGCGCTCGCGCGGCTGACCAAGCTCCTCCGGCAGGGGCCGCGCGGCGAGGGCCGCTACGACCTCGTCTACTGCAACGGGACGAACGCCGACTTCGCGGGCGGCCTCCTCGCCAAGGCGAGCGGCGTCCCCGCGCTCTGGCACGTCCGGTACACGTCGCTCCCCGGCGCGGTGCGCGGGCTCCACGATCGCCTCGCGGTGAGCCGCGGCGTGCGCCGCATCGTCTGCGTGTCCAACGCGTCGGCGCAGCTCTTCCCGCACTGCGCGGAGAAGGTGCGGGTCATCCACAACGCGCTCGACACCGAGGAGTTCGACGTCCGCGGCATCACGCCGACGCTGCGGCGCGAGCTCGGCCTCCCGCCCGACGCCGTGATCTTCGGGAGCGTGGGCCGCATCCTCCCGCGGAAGGGCTACGTGGAGATGATCCGCGCGGCGCGGACGGCGCTCGACGCGATGAACGAGGACGAAGAGCGGCGCGCGTTCTTCACCGTGCTCGGCGACACGCCGGAGGACATCCGTCCCGACCACCTCGCGGAGTGCCGCGCGCTCGTCCGCGAGCTCAGGCTCGAGCACAAGTTCAAGTTCCTCGGCTTCGTCGCGAACGTGAAGCCCATCGCCGCGGACTTCGACGTCGCCGTCGTCCCGAGCGTCTACGCCGATCCGCTGCCGCGCGCCGTCATCGAGGCGAGCGCGCTCGGCAAGCCCGTCGTCGCGTTCGACGTCGGCGGCGTGTCGGAGATGCTCGCGGACGGCGTCACCGGCGCGCTCGTCCCGCCCGGCGACGTGCGCGCGCTCGCGGAGCAGATGCTCCGCTACCTCCGCGATCCGGACCTCCGCCTCGCGCAAGGTCGCGCCGCGCGGGCGCGCGTCGAAGAGCACTTCGACGGGGCGAAGCAGGCGAAGCGCATCCAGGCGCAGATCCTGGAGGCGGCGGGAGCGATGGCATGA
- a CDS encoding TerB family tellurite resistance protein: MIWLSSSTLVRLRDQLQQRGRRPSIVAADPSMSPENIELQNIVGEYGPLCEAMYLMMSADGAVGEEEREVLKGALRNLSGDTIRTAHMDKMLEDAGKAVADQGRDARMQAIVADLHEDKPRAEVAFVLAAAIAFADNAIADEENETLNTFAEGLGIDEARANQLLDEVEADMGKEQPPSG; this comes from the coding sequence ATGATCTGGCTCTCGAGCTCCACCCTCGTTCGACTTCGCGATCAACTCCAGCAGCGCGGCCGTCGGCCCTCGATCGTCGCGGCCGATCCGTCGATGTCGCCGGAGAACATCGAGCTCCAGAACATCGTCGGCGAGTACGGTCCGCTCTGCGAAGCGATGTACCTCATGATGAGCGCCGACGGCGCGGTGGGCGAGGAGGAGCGCGAGGTCCTGAAGGGCGCGCTCCGCAACCTCTCCGGCGACACGATCCGCACCGCGCACATGGACAAGATGCTGGAGGACGCGGGCAAGGCGGTCGCCGATCAGGGGCGCGACGCGCGCATGCAGGCGATCGTCGCCGACCTCCACGAGGACAAGCCGCGCGCGGAGGTCGCGTTCGTGCTCGCCGCCGCGATCGCGTTCGCCGACAACGCGATCGCGGACGAGGAGAACGAGACCCTCAACACGTTCGCGGAGGGCCTCGGCATCGACGAGGCGAGGGCGAACCAGCTCCTCGACGAGGTCGAGGCGGACATGGGGAAGGAACAGCCGCCCTCGGGTTGA
- a CDS encoding protein kinase translates to MTTKVDPGPEAGERIGAYRVVRRLATGGTSDVLLAKAEGPHGFERTVVLKVLLSHFGKDDEVARMFAREAAAYARLSHPAIVRLFDFFAVPAAEGKAKGGGQLVMVLEHVDGPPLARLKSMVKAIGKELDDKAAVYVAACIFSALAAAHSATDDNQIPAPVIHRDVNPSNVLVPWDGYPKLADFGIAKVTGLGHHSVVGMVKGTYGYMAPEQVTGQEAVTPRSDVYAAGIILWELLTRRRAFQRGALPEIEALRAMAEPRLPALESIRSDVDRTVRDALRRALEPRAEKRKITAEEMASILSAVVPLDVGRERLMSLLGLVRNDARAANAQASIAPPPMPAAGVAGAVPGSELVIPTAPKAPALATHTMHGVAPPPAVQGIGLGGGQTPSRTMPKAAARPSSQRMFPSAPPAPPTPSNAALPATRSSSQRMPAAAASPALASAALAAPPNEPGVRELLSLPTRPAMPAVVPPAAGGGAPLVGPPPQPNRAGSRPAMPAVGRGLPAPSEPPRRPSAAARLASSIPDADPKIESVPPTRPLAMFEGLGDSFPPGRLSHPPDSPRAGAPLKDLTGGLGLRDAIDEIMKGVPASASMAAAKAVTRPPPAADDAQEPTAVLRETTRVPPNVAQDLVQGFSDGRDIGNIPPAPPPMQADYPNAHDGDDEPVDTVVQEPPPPTPRMLPVNLSSTVAMESRPMPSSPAAAASPAAASSDAKTTTGAMPRYTPPPQGFGQTTPLPAATASPPSSGAILSQPANSQNPPRPAQLRMTTDPPSERAEKKGMGVGTVAILLVLVVAAGVAGTVALVRYQATKAVEADVPPSASEVVPSASSASSASVSAVPDVMPPVDAGVVVADAAPVVPATAEVDAAAVEGVPEGMGIVRTTGAAPGRRIFVDEKVAGQTPESITVKCGAHAVRLGSTGKAQDVDVPCGGEIVVGDVK, encoded by the coding sequence GTGACGACCAAGGTCGACCCAGGCCCCGAGGCGGGCGAACGGATCGGCGCGTATCGCGTCGTCCGGAGGCTGGCGACCGGGGGGACCAGCGACGTGCTCCTCGCGAAGGCGGAGGGGCCGCACGGGTTCGAGCGCACGGTCGTCCTCAAGGTCCTGCTCTCGCACTTCGGTAAGGACGACGAGGTCGCGCGCATGTTCGCGCGCGAGGCGGCGGCGTACGCGCGCCTCTCGCACCCCGCGATCGTGCGGCTGTTCGACTTCTTCGCGGTGCCGGCGGCGGAGGGGAAGGCGAAGGGCGGCGGGCAGCTCGTCATGGTGCTCGAGCACGTCGACGGGCCGCCGCTCGCGCGGCTCAAGTCGATGGTGAAGGCGATCGGGAAGGAGCTCGACGACAAGGCGGCGGTCTACGTCGCGGCCTGCATCTTCTCGGCGCTCGCCGCGGCGCACTCGGCGACGGACGACAACCAGATCCCGGCGCCGGTCATCCATCGCGACGTCAATCCGTCGAACGTGCTCGTGCCGTGGGACGGGTACCCGAAGCTCGCGGACTTCGGCATCGCGAAGGTGACCGGGCTCGGGCACCACAGCGTCGTCGGGATGGTCAAGGGGACCTACGGGTACATGGCCCCGGAGCAGGTGACGGGGCAGGAGGCGGTCACGCCGCGCTCCGACGTGTACGCGGCGGGGATCATTCTGTGGGAGCTCCTCACGCGGCGGCGCGCGTTCCAGCGCGGCGCGCTGCCGGAGATCGAGGCGCTCCGCGCGATGGCGGAGCCGCGGCTGCCCGCGCTCGAGTCGATCCGGTCGGACGTCGATCGCACCGTCCGCGACGCGCTGCGGCGCGCGCTCGAGCCCCGCGCGGAGAAGCGGAAGATCACGGCCGAGGAGATGGCCTCGATCCTCTCCGCGGTGGTGCCGCTCGACGTCGGGCGCGAGCGGCTCATGTCGCTGCTCGGTCTCGTGCGGAACGACGCGCGCGCCGCGAACGCGCAGGCGTCGATCGCGCCGCCGCCGATGCCGGCGGCCGGCGTGGCGGGCGCGGTGCCGGGGTCCGAGCTCGTGATCCCGACCGCGCCGAAGGCCCCCGCGCTCGCGACCCACACGATGCACGGCGTCGCGCCGCCGCCGGCCGTGCAGGGGATCGGCCTCGGCGGCGGGCAGACGCCGAGCCGCACGATGCCGAAGGCCGCGGCGCGCCCCTCGAGCCAGCGGATGTTCCCGTCCGCGCCGCCCGCGCCGCCGACGCCGTCGAACGCGGCGCTGCCGGCGACGCGGTCCTCGAGCCAGCGCATGCCGGCCGCGGCCGCGTCGCCCGCGCTCGCGTCGGCCGCGCTCGCGGCGCCGCCGAACGAGCCGGGCGTCCGCGAGCTGCTCTCGCTCCCGACCCGGCCTGCGATGCCGGCCGTCGTTCCGCCGGCGGCGGGTGGGGGCGCGCCGCTCGTGGGGCCGCCGCCGCAGCCGAACCGCGCCGGCAGCCGGCCCGCGATGCCGGCCGTCGGGCGCGGGTTGCCCGCGCCCTCGGAGCCGCCGCGCCGGCCGAGCGCCGCGGCGCGGCTCGCGAGCTCCATCCCCGATGCTGATCCGAAGATCGAGAGCGTCCCGCCGACGCGGCCGCTCGCGATGTTCGAGGGGCTCGGGGACTCGTTCCCGCCGGGGCGTCTCAGTCATCCGCCGGACTCGCCGCGGGCGGGGGCGCCGCTGAAGGACCTCACCGGCGGGCTCGGGCTGCGCGACGCGATCGACGAGATCATGAAGGGCGTCCCCGCGTCGGCCTCGATGGCGGCGGCGAAGGCGGTGACCCGGCCGCCGCCGGCGGCGGACGACGCGCAGGAGCCGACCGCCGTCCTCCGCGAGACGACGCGCGTGCCGCCGAACGTCGCGCAGGACCTCGTGCAGGGGTTCTCCGACGGACGCGACATCGGGAACATCCCGCCGGCGCCGCCGCCGATGCAGGCGGACTACCCGAACGCGCACGACGGGGACGACGAGCCGGTCGACACGGTGGTGCAGGAGCCGCCGCCGCCGACGCCGCGGATGCTTCCGGTGAACCTCTCGAGCACGGTCGCGATGGAGTCGCGCCCGATGCCGTCGTCTCCGGCGGCGGCGGCGTCTCCGGCCGCGGCGTCGTCGGACGCGAAGACGACGACCGGCGCGATGCCGAGGTACACGCCGCCGCCGCAGGGCTTCGGGCAGACCACGCCGCTGCCGGCCGCGACGGCGTCGCCGCCCTCGAGCGGCGCGATCCTCTCGCAGCCTGCGAATTCGCAGAACCCTCCGCGCCCGGCGCAGCTTCGGATGACGACGGATCCGCCTTCGGAGCGCGCGGAGAAGAAGGGGATGGGCGTCGGCACCGTCGCGATCCTGCTCGTGCTGGTCGTCGCGGCGGGCGTCGCCGGAACGGTCGCGCTCGTGCGTTACCAGGCGACGAAGGCGGTCGAGGCGGATGTTCCGCCGTCGGCGTCGGAGGTCGTGCCGTCGGCGTCCTCGGCGTCCTCGGCGTCCGTGTCGGCGGTGCCGGACGTGATGCCGCCCGTCGATGCGGGTGTGGTCGTGGCCGACGCGGCTCCGGTGGTTCCGGCGACGGCGGAGGTGGACGCCGCTGCGGTGGAGGGGGTGCCGGAGGGGATGGGGATCGTGCGCACGACGGGGGCGGCGCCGGGGCGGCGCATCTTCGTCGACGAGAAGGTCGCGGGGCAGACGCCGGAGAGCATCACGGTGAAGTGCGGGGCGCACGCGGTTCGGCTCGGCAGCACGGGCAAGGCGCAGGACGTCGACGTGCCGTGCGGCGGGGAGATCGTCGTCGGCGACGTGAAGTAG
- a CDS encoding SUMF1/EgtB/PvdO family nonheme iron enzyme, which produces MAGCSRSEVIRSELSPLAARVLSSTASAQDNVGKRPAATDDSILVNAPAPLLAFAAIDTVADELKEEDRPAPMNGLCPADMASIDDRFCVDKYEASLVEMLPGGEERPYPFYMRVEGHKVRAVSQKGVYPQGYISGTQAANACKASGKRLCKPQEWRTACKGPEKQTYGYGKERKPGTCNDNGRSPIGFYWAANIADGTAFSSNKIMNDPQLNQLPGTLAETGSHEGCTNGYGVHDMVGNIHEWVDDPAGTFQGGYYLDVEKNGDGCGYRTDAHEVWYHDYSTGFRCCADVAQ; this is translated from the coding sequence GTGGCTGGTTGTTCGCGCTCGGAGGTCATCCGCAGCGAGCTCTCTCCCCTCGCCGCCCGGGTCCTTTCGTCCACGGCTTCCGCCCAGGACAACGTCGGGAAACGCCCGGCGGCGACCGACGATTCCATCCTCGTCAACGCGCCGGCCCCGCTCCTCGCGTTCGCGGCGATCGACACCGTGGCCGACGAGCTCAAGGAAGAGGACCGCCCCGCCCCGATGAACGGCCTCTGCCCGGCCGACATGGCGAGCATCGACGACCGGTTCTGCGTCGACAAGTACGAAGCCTCCCTCGTCGAGATGCTCCCGGGCGGCGAAGAGCGCCCCTACCCGTTCTACATGCGCGTCGAGGGACACAAGGTCCGCGCCGTCAGCCAGAAGGGCGTCTACCCGCAGGGCTACATCTCCGGCACCCAGGCCGCCAACGCCTGCAAGGCGTCGGGCAAGCGCCTCTGCAAGCCGCAGGAGTGGCGGACTGCCTGCAAGGGCCCCGAGAAGCAGACGTACGGCTACGGCAAGGAGCGCAAGCCCGGCACCTGCAACGACAACGGCCGGAGCCCGATCGGCTTCTACTGGGCCGCGAACATCGCCGACGGCACCGCCTTCTCGTCGAACAAGATCATGAACGACCCGCAGCTCAACCAGCTGCCGGGCACGCTCGCCGAGACCGGCTCCCACGAGGGCTGCACCAACGGCTACGGCGTCCACGACATGGTCGGCAACATCCACGAGTGGGTCGACGATCCCGCGGGCACCTTCCAGGGCGGCTACTACCTCGACGTCGAGAAGAACGGCGACGGCTGCGGCTACCGCACCGACGCGCACGAGGTCTGGTACCACGACTACTCGACCGGCTTCCGCTGCTGCGCGGACGTCGCTCAGTAA
- a CDS encoding glycosyltransferase, with the protein MSAHVVHVVAAGEVGGAERMLVDLMTGPSRRTSSIALFTPNDELRRLFREADLVVDDRGPVREDPLSFLKRALGPGDVDWLTNVIERRNAGVVHLHTFASQVLGTRAADRAGVRVVRTEHSTRVYDDPSCRPFARWSLPRAGAIVFISEHVRRVAIARMPWLAKARTFVVHNGVDPARFEARPFTPTDRLKLVAVGRLDPRKGLELAIEAVARVPEVELDIVGEGSERARLEALAASKRSLLEGPAGPRVRIRGYAADVRGDVARADAVLSSAREEGLGIALLEGMAMGRPVIAVPVGGIPEIVREGETGWLADARTPSALARVLLRAAADRAEVERRGARARERVLASFTVDAMRARYETIYAQIAA; encoded by the coding sequence GTGAGCGCGCACGTCGTCCACGTCGTCGCGGCGGGGGAGGTCGGCGGCGCGGAGCGGATGCTCGTGGACCTGATGACGGGTCCGTCGCGACGGACGAGCTCGATCGCGCTCTTCACGCCGAACGACGAGCTGCGGCGGCTCTTCCGCGAGGCGGACCTCGTCGTCGACGACCGCGGGCCGGTGCGCGAGGACCCGCTCTCCTTCTTGAAGCGCGCGCTCGGTCCCGGCGACGTCGACTGGCTCACGAACGTGATCGAGCGCCGGAACGCGGGCGTCGTGCACCTCCACACGTTCGCGTCGCAGGTCCTCGGGACGCGCGCGGCCGACCGCGCCGGGGTGCGCGTCGTCCGGACGGAGCACTCCACGCGCGTCTACGACGATCCGTCGTGCCGGCCGTTCGCGCGCTGGTCGCTCCCGCGCGCGGGGGCGATCGTGTTCATCAGCGAGCACGTCCGCCGCGTCGCGATCGCGCGGATGCCGTGGCTCGCGAAGGCGCGGACGTTCGTGGTCCACAACGGGGTCGATCCGGCGCGCTTCGAGGCGCGCCCGTTCACGCCGACCGACCGGCTCAAGCTGGTCGCGGTGGGCCGCCTCGATCCGCGGAAGGGCCTCGAGCTCGCGATCGAGGCGGTCGCGCGGGTGCCGGAGGTGGAGCTCGACATCGTCGGAGAGGGCTCGGAGCGCGCGCGGCTCGAGGCGCTGGCCGCGTCGAAGCGCTCGCTCCTCGAGGGCCCGGCCGGGCCGCGGGTCCGGATCCGAGGCTACGCCGCGGACGTCCGCGGCGACGTCGCGCGCGCGGACGCGGTGCTGTCGAGCGCAAGAGAGGAGGGGCTCGGCATCGCGCTGCTCGAGGGGATGGCGATGGGGCGGCCGGTCATCGCGGTCCCGGTGGGAGGGATCCCGGAGATCGTCCGCGAGGGCGAGACCGGCTGGCTGGCGGACGCGCGGACGCCGAGCGCGCTCGCGCGGGTCCTTTTGCGCGCGGCCGCGGATCGAGCGGAGGTGGAGCGCCGGGGAGCGCGGGCGCGCGAGCGGGTGCTGGCGAGCTTCACGGTGGACGCGATGCGCGCGCGATACGAGACGATTTACGCGCAAATCGCAGCATGA
- a CDS encoding SNF2 helicase associated domain-containing protein — translation MSTPFTEALSQLNDRALRRLLGARAFLRGYDYVRRNAVEDVEMEELSATGHVRGTEPDPYAVKLQVTPSGFSSECTCPAFGKINGHCKHVAALLIALRDQVRPKQPRPPAESQPGGAGAPNGSAPALPPLSSPGLHGGGDDALVGSGGGGSRRARRRARKLAAQRAGLVPGPPSHGGGGGGGRPGYSVEGGGGGRFSNGVDAWIAEAMPPAPKQIEYRMQVRPSMLTVSILDPDARMPLSATALLAFQAQRPTADRDALRILARHEEGGQRRVGIEVRGEDAADLLPHLKGRRVILEPQMMELRFGDDPLRPRFDLELSQDGQQVLVKASFQRAGDPRKFTTNQGGWFEGSPGWHVDAQEGWARPLDRRVSPAAIRRLARLPVISESIDALPVLIAQGLPRVALEVGADLPDLSQVADVVDIPPTFRLRAGGSLTEAQVSLRAAYEDTEIDVRADGMTPPVIVKPPKATSDDEDDVGGRGPRRVRADKRALVIRCDIAAQQEATNKLKALGLKADEDGQSFIARGDDALQFWTEAVGALPEDWDLFIPDDLVDVQVRGTSLQANARVSSGVDWLSLRLTFEAEGIAVTQDELARCLAEGRRYVRLSDGSFAKLDPEKVKAVLARQAEILATSGATGGKFPLSQAGRIQELLEQVGKANVSAETKELFKKLQDVDEIKVVKKPRNLKAQLRPYQEQGFQWLHFLHDIASGGILADDMGLGKTVQTIALLLAIKSLVEKEAKAEGKDDGKKAFKALIVAPTSVVTNWMRELDKFAPSLSHIIWHGAERKERQDELEDADIVITSYALLRRDEELLAKLDLTYAILDEAQNIKNPLSATARAAKRLKAKRRLALTGTPIENRLSEIWSIFDFVSPGLLGPLEKFEERYARPIDNGDAKAAARLRATIHPFILRRTKSEVAKDLPEKIETDQICELTGEQSALYGAVLKEVRAQVMGEVERQGLAKSHIQILAGLTRLRQAACDPRLLGLPREFKDDDSGKLVALRELIQTSIAGGHRVLVFSQFVSMLTLIRRAMEEDGVAYEYLDGSTKDREARVQSFQKDDGPPVFLISLKAGGSGLNLTAADTVIHFDPWWNPAVEDQATDRAHRIGQTKVVTTYRLIAKGTIEEKILELGGKKRELTSAVLSEDVGGAKKLTKGDLEELFKFD, via the coding sequence TTGTCCACCCCGTTCACGGAAGCGCTGAGCCAGCTCAACGACCGCGCCCTGCGGCGGCTCCTCGGCGCGCGCGCATTCCTGCGTGGCTACGACTACGTGCGCCGCAACGCGGTGGAGGACGTGGAGATGGAGGAGCTCTCCGCCACCGGCCACGTCCGGGGGACCGAGCCCGACCCCTACGCGGTGAAGCTCCAGGTCACCCCGAGCGGCTTCTCGTCGGAGTGCACCTGCCCGGCGTTCGGGAAGATCAACGGCCACTGCAAGCACGTCGCCGCGCTGCTCATCGCGCTCCGCGATCAGGTGCGCCCGAAGCAGCCGCGCCCGCCGGCCGAGTCCCAGCCCGGCGGCGCCGGCGCGCCGAACGGCTCCGCCCCCGCGCTGCCCCCGCTCTCCAGCCCGGGCCTCCACGGCGGCGGCGACGACGCGCTGGTCGGCAGCGGCGGCGGCGGGAGCCGTCGCGCGCGGCGGCGCGCGCGCAAGCTCGCCGCCCAGCGCGCCGGCCTCGTCCCCGGACCGCCGAGCCACGGCGGCGGTGGTGGCGGCGGTCGGCCCGGCTACTCGGTCGAGGGCGGGGGAGGCGGTCGCTTCTCGAACGGTGTCGACGCGTGGATCGCGGAGGCGATGCCGCCGGCGCCGAAGCAGATCGAGTACCGGATGCAGGTCCGCCCCTCGATGCTCACGGTGTCGATCCTGGACCCCGACGCGCGCATGCCGCTCTCGGCGACCGCGCTCCTCGCGTTCCAGGCGCAGCGGCCGACCGCGGATCGCGACGCGCTCCGCATCCTCGCGCGGCACGAAGAAGGCGGCCAGCGCCGCGTCGGCATCGAGGTGCGCGGCGAGGACGCGGCCGATCTCCTCCCGCACCTGAAGGGCCGCCGCGTCATCCTCGAGCCGCAGATGATGGAGCTGCGCTTCGGCGACGATCCGCTCCGCCCGCGCTTCGATCTCGAGCTGTCGCAGGACGGGCAGCAGGTCCTCGTGAAGGCGTCGTTCCAGCGCGCCGGCGACCCGCGCAAGTTCACCACCAACCAGGGCGGCTGGTTCGAGGGCAGCCCCGGCTGGCACGTCGACGCGCAGGAGGGGTGGGCGCGCCCGCTCGACCGCCGCGTGTCGCCCGCCGCGATCCGCCGGCTCGCGCGGCTCCCCGTCATCAGCGAGTCGATCGACGCGCTCCCCGTCCTCATCGCGCAGGGCCTCCCCCGCGTCGCGCTCGAGGTCGGGGCGGACCTGCCGGACCTGTCGCAGGTCGCCGACGTCGTCGACATCCCGCCGACCTTCCGCCTCCGCGCGGGCGGCTCGCTGACCGAGGCGCAGGTCTCGCTCCGCGCCGCCTACGAGGACACGGAGATCGACGTCCGCGCCGACGGCATGACGCCGCCCGTGATCGTGAAGCCGCCGAAGGCGACGAGCGACGACGAGGACGACGTCGGCGGTCGCGGCCCGCGTCGCGTCCGCGCCGACAAGCGCGCGCTCGTGATCCGTTGTGACATCGCCGCGCAGCAGGAGGCGACGAACAAGCTGAAGGCGCTCGGCCTGAAGGCGGACGAGGACGGCCAGAGCTTCATCGCGCGCGGCGACGACGCGCTCCAGTTCTGGACCGAGGCGGTGGGCGCGCTTCCGGAGGACTGGGACCTCTTCATCCCCGACGACCTCGTCGACGTCCAGGTCCGCGGCACGTCGCTCCAGGCGAACGCGCGCGTGTCGAGCGGCGTCGACTGGCTCTCGCTCCGCCTCACCTTCGAGGCCGAGGGCATCGCGGTGACGCAGGACGAGCTCGCGCGCTGCCTCGCGGAGGGGCGCCGCTACGTGCGCCTCTCCGACGGCTCGTTCGCGAAGCTCGATCCGGAGAAGGTGAAGGCGGTCCTCGCGCGGCAGGCCGAGATCCTCGCGACGAGCGGCGCGACGGGCGGCAAGTTCCCGCTCTCGCAGGCGGGGCGCATCCAGGAGCTCCTCGAGCAGGTCGGCAAGGCGAACGTCAGCGCGGAGACGAAGGAGCTCTTCAAGAAGCTCCAGGACGTCGACGAGATCAAGGTCGTCAAGAAGCCGCGCAACCTGAAGGCGCAGCTCCGCCCCTACCAGGAGCAGGGCTTCCAGTGGCTCCACTTCCTCCACGACATCGCGTCGGGCGGCATCCTCGCCGACGACATGGGTCTCGGTAAGACGGTGCAGACGATCGCGCTGTTGCTCGCGATCAAGTCACTCGTCGAAAAAGAGGCAAAGGCGGAAGGCAAGGACGACGGGAAAAAGGCGTTCAAGGCGCTCATCGTCGCGCCGACCTCCGTCGTCACGAACTGGATGCGCGAGCTCGACAAGTTCGCGCCGTCGCTCTCGCACATCATCTGGCACGGCGCCGAGCGCAAGGAGCGGCAGGACGAGCTCGAGGACGCGGACATCGTCATCACGAGCTACGCGCTCCTCCGCCGCGACGAGGAGCTCCTCGCCAAGCTCGACCTCACGTACGCGATCCTCGACGAGGCGCAGAACATCAAGAACCCGCTCAGCGCGACCGCGCGCGCGGCGAAGCGGCTGAAGGCGAAGCGCCGCCTCGCGCTCACCGGCACGCCGATCGAGAACCGCCTCTCCGAGATCTGGTCCATCTTCGACTTCGTCTCGCCGGGCCTCCTCGGCCCGCTCGAGAAGTTCGAGGAGCGCTACGCGCGCCCGATCGACAACGGCGACGCGAAGGCGGCGGCGCGCCTCCGCGCCACGATCCATCCCTTCATCCTCCGCCGCACCAAGAGCGAGGTCGCGAAGGACCTCCCCGAGAAGATCGAGACCGATCAGATCTGCGAGCTCACCGGCGAGCAGTCCGCGCTCTACGGCGCGGTGCTCAAGGAGGTCCGCGCGCAGGTCATGGGCGAGGTCGAGCGCCAGGGGCTCGCGAAGAGCCACATCCAGATCCTCGCCGGCCTCACGCGCCTCCGTCAGGCGGCCTGCGATCCGCGCCTCCTCGGGCTCCCGCGCGAGTTCAAGGACGACGACTCGGGCAAGCTCGTCGCGCTGCGCGAGCTCATCCAGACCTCGATCGCGGGCGGGCACCGCGTCCTCGTGTTCAGCCAGTTCGTGAGCATGCTCACGCTCATCCGGCGCGCGATGGAGGAGGACGGCGTCGCGTACGAGTACCTCGACGGCTCGACGAAGGACCGCGAGGCGCGCGTGCAGAGCTTCCAGAAGGACGACGGTCCGCCGGTGTTCCTCATCTCGCTCAAGGCCGGCGGCTCCGGGCTCAACCTCACCGCCGCGGACACGGTCATCCACTTCGATCCGTGGTGGAACCCCGCGGTCGAGGACCAGGCGACCGATCGCGCGCACCGCATCGGTCAGACCAAGGTCGTCACGACGTACCGCCTCATCGCGAAGGGCACGATCGAGGAGAAGATCCTCGAGCTCGGCGGCAAGAAGCGCGAGCTCACGAGCGCGGTCCTCTCCGAGGACGTCGGCGGCGCGAAGAAGCTGACGAAGGGCGACCTCGAAGAGCTCTTTAAGTTCGACTGA
- a CDS encoding SGNH/GDSL hydrolase family protein encodes MRRSFVIFAAIVAAGCTHRDKKAGTDADAGTDAASVELDAGLVQDAALEAEAAAPKPARSLKGKKVLHAGDSMVGGTFGLTRALEKKLTPEGAKLVRRTTVSESLNSFDRGATLRDALRDEKPDIVIITLGANDVLSPHPEGYGGSVERIVKRIGDRECWWIGPPRIKTSVTTPSGKTSDILLSEVIKGHAGTCHFVDSTTLKIERASDGVHPSNVGGETWLDAWWPDFVSLPEKEKDAN; translated from the coding sequence ATGCGTCGGTCCTTTGTCATTTTTGCAGCGATCGTCGCGGCAGGCTGCACGCATCGGGACAAGAAGGCGGGCACCGATGCGGATGCCGGCACCGATGCTGCGAGCGTCGAGCTCGATGCGGGGCTGGTTCAGGACGCCGCGCTCGAAGCGGAAGCCGCCGCGCCGAAGCCGGCGCGATCGCTGAAAGGCAAGAAGGTCCTCCACGCGGGCGACTCGATGGTCGGCGGCACCTTCGGGCTCACGCGCGCGCTCGAGAAGAAGCTCACGCCCGAAGGCGCGAAGCTCGTCCGTCGCACCACCGTGAGCGAGTCGCTCAACAGCTTCGACCGAGGCGCGACCCTGCGCGACGCCCTCCGCGACGAGAAGCCGGACATCGTCATCATCACCCTCGGCGCGAACGACGTGCTCTCCCCGCACCCCGAGGGCTACGGCGGCAGCGTCGAGCGCATCGTGAAGCGCATCGGCGATCGCGAGTGCTGGTGGATCGGGCCGCCGCGCATCAAGACCTCGGTGACGACGCCGTCGGGGAAGACCTCGGACATCCTCCTCTCCGAGGTCATCAAGGGCCACGCGGGGACGTGTCACTTCGTCGACTCCACCACCCTGAAGATCGAGCGCGCGAGCGACGGCGTCCATCCGTCGAACGTCGGCGGCGAGACCTGGCTCGACGCCTGGTGGCCCGACTTCGTGTCGCTCCCCGAGAAGGAAAAAGACGCGAACTGA